The Rhododendron vialii isolate Sample 1 chromosome 1a, ASM3025357v1 region CTCCTCCATCAACTTGTTAACAtgttctacctctttttttAGAAGAGGAACTCGCACTTGATGATAAGTTGGTGGGGGCAAACTGTGGGCAtgcgcccccggaaatttcgCTTCGGGAAactgggtgcggccctttttgtgtttggaaaagcgcggcgaaacgcctcgattcagagtcgccactcgggttttagcggtgaagacacccaaggaaccgaactcgaaaacgtttgccacgtttatttgattttgaaaaggcgtagaccggtccgtcgtcaccttcgatatctgaggttcgggagccaggttacgagagaggaagggttttacggcacccctctcgcccaatccggagattggtctctactcaggcattttataaaacatttgcatttttctctcatttgatcattttttagccagttagggcgggggaacagttaatgggggttaaaactataacaagttgtgatttatgtgacaaaatgtttatggatggcttgattgcaataataaatatagattgagaacaagcactgagcgaactggacaaattgcagtacgctgccccgcaggggcatgaACAAGTTCTACCaacatgcactggtcgagccactgcatgttggttggacttgcgcacgccacagaacgactggcgtactccacttatctggtttcacagtctttgtttgcaaccctctgggctctggaaaaggaccagcgcacacccaggacaaaccatgtagttaaataagcaggatatatgtatttacagacagatgagatggcttgaagccatgaaaatagacaagaaaccccctaaacagagtggggacatgcAGCAGGCCAGAATCACGCtaaaatgcaagggccagccactgggtcgCGGGACAAacgccgtacgccagttatggactgccgtacgcacgtttgaccctaatccagtgcttggcttttgcattatctgggctctggaacatgaccagaaggatcccagaggccttctaaatAGACAAGGAATAAGcaataactactacatctaaacagttctcaACATACAGAAGACAGTAAACTGGttgtttagcatgcaagggtgattgacagaaagatagaacaaaagaatgacgatccatgatccccacgccagttgtgctcgtactgccatgactagCGTACGGCATAtagaaactggcgtgcgccaagtatcgtcgcatacgattgttgtattttaccagttcaaggccaggactagtattgtttactagcctgggccttgctggttcccctcaggggccgaaaacagaaaggaatgcaaaggtggtataccttttgggtgttgagatttgaaggtggtttagagtctaaaggttgaagatggatgttgtatggtgactggatatcagtgggGGTATATGGAAGTtggcttctttcttttctcttttaatggaagaagaagaaaaagcaagaagagaggagaggggagctttgcttcttgatgatgctaaccccttgcaaatgaatgcaaggggggtatttataggggagagagactgagatcagtctgggaccaaggccttgtttggctggtcaaggcaaggttggagcctcccatgcattaaatgcatgggacttgccttgatggggggtgtaggagagagagggagcgggCCTGGACGATacaatcatcaggggctactgtggccgacgtcagggtggcacaaaagtcccgcccaagtggctgaataaagttgatttgactgggtttgactggcgtgcgccactattaactggcgtgcgccggtaaaagctgggccactggtcgatgactgacacgtggcagatgactggcgtacgcctccaggacatTGGCGTGTGCCAgtttggttttgctggggctgtttggctctggtttgaagagtttgatatgggtttgaaagaggcttgggacactcaaagttcaaacacacctttgtccttaaactgttttcgacaaaaatcatcattggggaaacaaaagatcgacaaataacgttatctggacagtccagaatggggtatCTACACAAACCCGGACCGTATTGCTCAATAGCCTCTATCATTGGCGCAAAACTATCATTGTTCACAACATTTAGAGGTATCCCACAATCATATATCCACCTTGCAATAGCCTGATGAGCCCGgtctttcaatattttcttataTGGTTCATTCTCATCAATTTTTGACTGTTTGCCATTGGCTTTTCTATTTTCCACTACCACCTCTGGTTCAGGAGTGTAGTAAGTGTCGAGAGGCCCTATGGTTCTTGGTTTCTTAGGCTTAGAATGAATAGATGTGGAGGTTGTGCTTCCGTGAGTAGAAGATTTCTTAGAACGGGGATTGAATTCAATAATATCATCGTCCAGGTCCAAGTCATAATCATCATCATTCATTGCAACATCAAAATCTGGTATAGACTTAATTTGACTCTTTGCTTCATCCCTTTTACGTATAAACTCCCTCATCTCATCTCTAACCTCAGGTGGGCATCGGCAACATGCCGCCGTATTCCTTTTAGCTCCTCCTGCAAGATGTTGCTTGATTCTTGACACACCCCCATTTTTCACTTCgttacaaaaaatacatttcaacTTGATATTATTGTGTGGATCAACCTTTTCGCAATACTTCCAACCGGGGTCATTTTTACTAGAATTTTCAGATGTCATCTACAAATAATACCATAAAGTCATAAACACATatagctggaaaaaaaaaactggtgttcaaagaaaagaaagcccactggtgttcaaagaaaagaaaagaaagctggTGCTCAAAGTTGGTGTCCACAGCGGTTAAAGACTTGAAGTCTTAAACCTAGTTTGAAGTTTTACAATCTCCTCAAAGGCTCAAACTAAATCAGCAGGAATACAAAATTTGACATCTTTTGGTATATCAAAGGGTTTGGATTCAAGAGTTATTTAAGTGATAGCCAGTCATGGAGAAATCATTGATTTAAGTTTGCACGCAGCACACTGGTTCCATGGGTGTGATTTATAGTGATTTGTGTGTAGTAAACTCATCCTCTACCCTGTAGTCTAATGTCACtcattagtcttttttttttttaaaagctcaATGGTGCCGCAtcatagagagaaaaaaatccCACGTATCTTTTCTTAAGCTAATGAAAAGGTagaggaaaaataagaaaagaaaagaaaatgaacaaaacagGAGAAGATGATTCATATCAGCATGAAAGTGAGAAATGGTTGGGTGCCTCGAGAACAAAATCACAGAGGTCTACGCGCCGGCACAGCCAGCACTCGGCAGCCCACTGCCCACCAGCCCAGGagttcaaagaaaagaaagaagaggaaaaaaaagagagagagacaaaaaaaaaattggccagAGTCTCGGTCCTCTAGGAGAAgatgaagagaagagagaagaaagaagaaagaagaagaagaaacaaggatgaggaggaggaggttacCGTTGCTGTTGTCGACTGAAGCTGCTGCTCTGGATCGACCGAAGCTGCTCTGGATCGACTGACTCTCGATCGATTGAAGCTGCACGTGCTATCTCGATCGCCTGAAGCTGCTCTGCTGCTGGGTTAGGCTAGGAATGAATCGTATGGTTGATTTAGGGCTAAATCAgacttaaaagaaaaattatttagtgcATCGGTGCCATCAGATGTGTATTCTGCACCGTCGGATCAATTTTTGGATCAAAGACTAAAAGCGTGCGCCTCTGCGCCTTGCGCCATAGCGTGTGCCTTGCGCCATATCGTGCGCCTTAATGCTTTGCGCTATAGTGCTATTCTTCGAAGCGCAACACTTGCGCTGCGCTGCGCTTCGCGCTATAGCGCGCGCTTCACGCGCTTTTGAAATCATTGCTTACGGGACTCACCAAACCCATCAGCCATCATTATCTTTTCTTTGCATTTCCTACAAACACTCTCTACTTTAGCTTTGATGTCCGAATTCTCCTATCCATATATGCCTTTAATTCACTGGATTCAgttattattatattatatagtAGTAAAAATCTATCATTCATGTagtaaaaatttgtttgttgaGTCATTTTCTCACTTCTTAAAAAAGTCAAGGCCACGGTTGAGAGAGGTAGGTTGAGTTTTTGAGTAGCAGCAGTAGTAGAAGAAGTTTTATACTATCCTCTTATTCAAAACTCTCTTAATGCATTTCTCTGCTATTGCAATGATTGACAATGAAATCATTCTTACCGATAAAGAAAGGTAATACATACACAACTATATAATTAAACAGGCTTGCTAAAAGAGTTTATCGATGACAATTGACAACCAATGTGTTATTGGCATAccaaaaatgcattattttatCATCCAAAAGAAATAATACAGCATCAATGCATCACCAGAATAATTACATgtataaaataattaattgaatATGGATAGCAACAAAGGTTtcgtggtgtagttggttatcACGTGAGTCTAACACACTGAAGGTCTCCAGTTCGAACCTGGGCGAAGCCAATATCTGCTTGTTTTGCTCTTTTTGCTCCGCCTATGGTTTATGCGCATTACATACATCCGTATGAATCTATACACATCAGATtcagaaggggagagagagagggggaaatgGGTCTACTTTCCCACAGAGTGGAAAGAAGCGAGATCGTAGCAAGCGACCATATCTACACTTAGAGAGCTGTGTTTGCTTACTCTCATCACGGTAGCAAATAAAACTCTTTTCCCTCTTATGCTTTTTTTCTTCCATCCTCTTATGCTGAATTGGGTCCTGAATCATCCATGCTGGTTTTCGGTTTATCTGGGTTCATGAAATGGGTATCTTTTACAGCTGTTGAATAAATCTAAGGTTTTTGAAATGTCGCTGTGTTAATTGCAGTTCTTATTTGATCCCTTTTTTTCCCCCACCGGAATTGAAATCTACATTTCCTACCATCTCGATTGAATACTACATTTTTTGATCCCATTTTCGAAATGGGTTTCTCGATAGTGATCTTTTTCCTGGTTAGATGCTGATTACCTTGAGAGTTGGTTTGGTGATTACCCTAAAccctaagccctaagccctaaCCCCTAAgccctaaaccccaaacccgaaacccgaaaccccaaacccctaaaccctaaaccccaaaccccaaacccctaaacccgaaaccctaaaccctaaaccctaaacccaacaCCCCAAACCCGAAACTCGAAACCTAAAACCCCTAACCCTACACCCTCAACCCGAACCCCGAACCCTAAACcttaaacccctaaaccctaaaccctacacCCTACACCCTAAACCCTACACCCCAAACCCCTAACCCTACACCCTAAACCCGAACCCCGAACCCTAAaccccctaaaccctaaaccccaaaccctaaacaagaaaaattatcttttggaGAGATGGCTGAGTGGTTGAGAGCCCCGGTCTTGAAAATCGGTATAGTTCTAAACACCAGAAGGATCCCCGTGGccttctaaaacagaaataacaGATAAACACCTACACAAttctaaaatacagaaagcagtaaactagttcttagcatgcataaaggtgataaaatggagagaaaagCAGAAAATAGCTGATCAGTGATCCCCACGCTAGTACTCCACGTACCGCcatactggcgtacgccttgAAATAACTGGCGCGCGCCAATGATAGCTTCACACTGCCTTTGAAACCTTACCacctttagggccaggactggtatagattaccagccttgaccctgctagtCCCCCTCGGGGGTCAGAACAAAACGCACgtaaaaggtggtatacctttgctttAATGTTGATGGTGAGTTTGAGCTTGAACTTGAAGTTTAGTGGATGGATAGTGGATAGAATGAGGGTTGTGGTTTGTGATAATGGAGCTCTTTTATTTGTTCTTTCAATGAATGAAAGGAGAGGGAGTGAAGAACTAGAGAGAGAATAGAATAAAAGAGCTAGAGGCTTTTATGGTGATTTATATttgtgaaccccttgcatataaatgcaaaggGGGTATGTATAGGCCAGAAGTGGACTAAGGAGAGGGgtgatcagttgggttaagggGTGGTTAGGTTAAGGAGAGAAGTcctcatgcattaaatgcatgagacttAGGTTGAAAGGTGGTGTAGGATAGAGGGGGAGCCGGCTGCACGCTTGTAATCATCAGCGAACTGTAGATTAtgtcagggtggccacaaaagtctcgagcacgtggttgaatagtatCATTTGACTGactttgactggcgtacgccaacATTGTACCTGCGTGCGCTGGTgttaactgagtcaacggtcgatgacttaCACGTGGCAGTTTACCAGTGCACGCCAGcacagtactggcgtaagcaagtatggttttgttgaggccatttggttctggcttgaagggtttggACAAGTCTCGACAAAGAtttgaatgaggttcaggacgctcaaagctcaaacacaccaataACCTCGGAATGTTCTTGgccgtaatcatcattgggaaaTCAAAtgccgtaagtaaactaatttggaaagtccaaaatagggtgtatACACTCTTGATCACAAAACCCACCCCTAGCTTTTCTTTTATCTCTGTCCTAAGCTCCATCAATAACACTTAGTCTTCAAATCCTGTTAACCCAGCTAGAAGGAACGACCCCGACCTCCCGATGGACTCGATCACTTTAAGAATTAGAGCGTTGGTATCATAAGCAGATTGAATCCATTACCCCCGGAAAGCTATGACCgaaaatatttaaaaatcaTCAGGAGCTGAGTTAACCCAAGCCATATCTGGTGTTTGGTGCGGCATAATGACGAAAGACACCAAAGAGGTTTCCCAAACTTGCTGAGAACCAATATTAGAAAAACGTAAATGGTGGAGAGTCTCAAGCTTCAACTGAGAAGTGGGAAATAGACTGACAacatgaaaacaaaactaaaacctCTCAGAACTAGGTTCCTGGAGTATCTGTAGCTAGAAGGGGCTCCATATAGGCTCGCGGAATAACCAGCGACACAATCGGTGGCGCAGTCCCATACTTGCTAGGTTATCTACTACTTGGTTTCCCTCACATAGAATGTAGCCCTTAGCGCGATCACATCTGTCCATAGAGCTCTACAATCAATGATCAAGTTTTTGTGAGGGTAGTGAAGTAGAGTGGCTTGGGACTACAACAAATCCAAAAGAACTGCTAAATAGGTTCGAACCAAACCAAGCTGTACATTTTGGTCCGGATTCGTGGATTAATGGTTCGATCCCGgttacaaaaaattatgaaccattgtaCCATATGGTTCAGTACATGATTTTTGGTATGGAACTGTGGATTATCCAAACAGGACTgttcatctatatatatatatgcgatATGTACATACGTATGTCCATAGATTTACTATTGAGTGAATATATTAGTGTACTTATATCTTACTATCTAACCGTCTATAATAAGGAGGAGTGTTTCGGttgccattt contains the following coding sequences:
- the LOC131309527 gene encoding uncharacterized protein LOC131309527, which translates into the protein MAEIKEQIRPKLKNGNRNTPPYYRRCDRAKGYILCEGNQVVDNLASMGLRHRLCRCLFPTSQLKLETLHHLRFSNIGSQQVWETSLVSFVIMPHQTPDMAWMTSENSSKNDPGWKYCEKVDPHNNIKLKCIFCNEVKNGGVSRIKQHLAGGAKRNTAACCRCPPEVRDEMREFIRKRDEAKSQIKSIPDFDVAMNDDDYDLDLDDDIIEFNPRSKKSSTHGSTTSTSIHSKPKKPRTIGPLDTYYTPEPEVVVENRKANGKQSKIDENEPYKKILKDRAHQAIARWIYDCGIPLNVVNNDSFAPMIEAIEQYGPEVEHVNKLMEEHKKDQEQYGCTLMSDGWTDRKNRTLMNLLVNSPRGTMFLKSMDASGIVKDAEMIYELLDGWVEHIGEANVVQVVTDSAAANVAAGRLLEAKRPHLFWSPCAAHCLDLMLEDIFKLPNLKTNWERAIMIHGYIYNRPSLLNMMRQFTKRRSSLSRQKLDLQPLF